One segment of Pseudomonas sp. FP2196 DNA contains the following:
- a CDS encoding SCO family protein gives MRALDWISLTVCFWILGNVAVAHEGHAPEASATAPETVAAAPATGTRDAKTWFTDTPLQNQNGETLRFYSDALQNRVVLLNVIFTSCNDACPLITRKLKEVRELLGDKAQDITFISLTSDPLRDTPAVLKAYTLKQGSDDPHWLFLTGDKAQMDLVLSRIGQIIPTPEQHSTQLIVGDVANKRWSKIRPDAPAAAIAQRLQLLTMPVAGR, from the coding sequence ATGAGAGCCCTCGACTGGATTTCCCTGACCGTGTGTTTCTGGATTCTCGGCAACGTCGCGGTGGCCCACGAAGGCCATGCCCCCGAGGCTTCCGCTACTGCCCCTGAAACCGTTGCGGCGGCACCGGCCACAGGCACCCGCGACGCTAAAACCTGGTTCACCGATACACCGTTGCAGAATCAGAACGGCGAAACCCTGCGTTTCTACAGCGACGCACTGCAAAACCGCGTGGTGCTGCTCAACGTGATCTTCACCAGTTGCAACGATGCCTGCCCGTTGATCACCCGCAAGCTCAAGGAAGTGCGCGAGTTGCTCGGTGACAAGGCCCAGGACATCACTTTCATTTCCCTTACCAGTGACCCGCTGCGCGACACGCCGGCGGTGCTCAAGGCTTACACCTTGAAGCAGGGTTCCGATGACCCTCATTGGCTTTTTCTTACTGGCGACAAGGCGCAGATGGACCTGGTGTTGAGCCGTATCGGCCAGATCATTCCGACCCCGGAACAACACTCCACGCAGTTGATCGTCGGCGATGTCGCCAACAAACGCTGGAGCAAAATCCGCCCGGATGCCCCGGCCGCCGCCATTGCCCAGCGCTTGCAGTTGCTGACAATGCCCGTGGCTGGCCGTTGA